One Xyrauchen texanus isolate HMW12.3.18 chromosome 2, RBS_HiC_50CHRs, whole genome shotgun sequence genomic window carries:
- the LOC127663371 gene encoding cytochrome b5 domain-containing protein 1 isoform X2 codes for MRRPKYFTPKEVSLHNTQGDIWVSYLGKVYNLTTLVKEYKGDVLLKPIVECAGKDISHWFDLKKKDILTHVDPLTGCIKYYTPRGRFVHVPPPCPRTDWANDFGRPWWKDNRYEVGLLSAKTRWIRIINTLTSQEQRLEVCSEETLDEILQRYVCYNSHAASYTWKHNGVNLDMSMTLSENGIPEEDEFYCGSADCDLFSPSICLYFNDDLTEL; via the exons ATGCGCCGTCCAAAGTATTTCACGCCGAAAGAGGTGTCCCTACACAACACACAAGGAGACATCTGGGTGTCGTACCTGGGTAAAGTGtacaatctgacaacactggtgaAAGAATATAAAG GCGATGTGTTGTTGAAACCAATTGTAGAGTGTGCAGGAAAGGACATCAGTCACTGGTTTGACCTAAAGAAAAAAGAT ATTCTTACACATGTTGATCCTTTAACTGGCTGCATTAAATACTACACCCCTAGAGGACGCTTTGTACATGTACCCCCTCCCTGCCCTCGCACTGACTGGGCCAATGACTTTGGGAGGCCTTGGTGGAAGGATAACCGCTACGAGGTTGGGCTTCTGTCTGCCAAAACACGCTGGATCCGCATTATCAACACTCTTACCTCCCAGGAGCAAAGGCTGGAA GTTTGCTCAGAGGAGACTTTGGATGAGATTCTCCAGCGATACGTGTGCTATAATTCCCATGCAGCAAGCTACACCTGGAAGCACAATGGAGTAAACTTGGATATGAGCATGACCCTGAGTGAAAACGGCATCCCTGAAGAAGATGAGTTTTACTGTGGAAGTGCAGATTGTGACCTCTTCTCTCCATCTATATGCCTGTATTTCAATGATGACCTCACTGAACTTTGA
- the LOC127663371 gene encoding cytochrome b5 domain-containing protein 1 isoform X1, which translates to MRRPKYFTPKEVSLHNTQGDIWVSYLGKVYNLTTLVKEYKGDVLLKPIVECAGKDISHWFDLKKKDILTHVDPLTGCIKYYTPRGRFVHVPPPCPRTDWANDFGRPWWKDNRYEVGLLSAKTRWIRIINTLTSQEQRLEQVCSEETLDEILQRYVCYNSHAASYTWKHNGVNLDMSMTLSENGIPEEDEFYCGSADCDLFSPSICLYFNDDLTEL; encoded by the exons ATGCGCCGTCCAAAGTATTTCACGCCGAAAGAGGTGTCCCTACACAACACACAAGGAGACATCTGGGTGTCGTACCTGGGTAAAGTGtacaatctgacaacactggtgaAAGAATATAAAG GCGATGTGTTGTTGAAACCAATTGTAGAGTGTGCAGGAAAGGACATCAGTCACTGGTTTGACCTAAAGAAAAAAGAT ATTCTTACACATGTTGATCCTTTAACTGGCTGCATTAAATACTACACCCCTAGAGGACGCTTTGTACATGTACCCCCTCCCTGCCCTCGCACTGACTGGGCCAATGACTTTGGGAGGCCTTGGTGGAAGGATAACCGCTACGAGGTTGGGCTTCTGTCTGCCAAAACACGCTGGATCCGCATTATCAACACTCTTACCTCCCAGGAGCAAAGGCTGGAA CAGGTTTGCTCAGAGGAGACTTTGGATGAGATTCTCCAGCGATACGTGTGCTATAATTCCCATGCAGCAAGCTACACCTGGAAGCACAATGGAGTAAACTTGGATATGAGCATGACCCTGAGTGAAAACGGCATCCCTGAAGAAGATGAGTTTTACTGTGGAAGTGCAGATTGTGACCTCTTCTCTCCATCTATATGCCTGTATTTCAATGATGACCTCACTGAACTTTGA